A window from Cygnus olor isolate bCygOlo1 chromosome 13, bCygOlo1.pri.v2, whole genome shotgun sequence encodes these proteins:
- the ARHGAP36 gene encoding rho GTPase-activating protein 36 isoform X1, translated as MQPVSLHSLSELERASLQELALYQLQEKLLVGDLSLAKVGPKGSKSIRQKLESFSKEKKDYSPQTFGIPLFQVIANDRAYKQLQETVKSSRRLCLEVEATVTNFRAQMQKRSQMGRSCWLVPCEMFPEEPLSPAFLDHSSSWSQRRGAMSVDSITDLSDNSSKLLEALQLSHPHELHPRRSLGKKKMLSLNPITWQVPRIVDRCCKHIETYGLQTVGIFRVGSSKKRVQQLREEFDQGLDVFLDEHQSVHDVAALLKEFLRDMSDSLIPRKLYAAFLGTASMEVPAQLVVLQLLLFVLPPCHSDTLHRLLRFLSKVAQHAKSSWGPNGQEIPGNKMTVSNLATIFGPNILQKEKPGEKDAGAKNFEDSTAIILVVQRLIEHYQTLFMVSPEMQHDILRRLFQTDPDVIDYLLRRKFNTVLSTESENLTEEHAPTPLPGQALETNSVSSEFYSNIAFLNLDVDI; from the exons TTGGACCTAAAGGCAGTAAATCTATCCGCCAGAAACTGGAGAGCttttcaaaggagaagaaag actATTCTCCTCAGACTTTTGGGATCCCACTTTTCCAAGTCATTGCCAATGATCGTGCATACAAGCAACTGCAAGAAACTGTGAAGAGTAGCCGCCGGCTGTGCCTGGAGGTGGAAGCAACAGTGACAAACTTTCGGGCTCAGATGCAGAAGAGGTCCCAGATGGGCAGGAGCTGTTGGCTGGTACCTTGTGAGATGTTCCCTGAAGAGCCtctttccccagcttttcttGACCATAGCTCTTCCTGGAGTCAGAGAAGG GGGGCAATGTCCGTGGACTCCATCACTGATCTGAGTGACAACAGTTCCAAGCTGCTGGAGGCACTGCAGTTGTCACACCCCCACGAGCTGCATCCACGGAGAAGCCTGGGCAAGAAAAAGATGTTAAGCCTCAACCCCATCACCTGGCAGGTCCCACGGATTGTGGACAGATGTTGCAAACATATTGAAACATACG GTCTCCAGACAGTGGGCATCTTCCGAGTTGGGAGCTCCAAGAAAAGAGTTCAGCAG CTGAGGGAAGAGTTTGACCAAGGGCTGGATGTTTTCTTGGATGAACATCAAAGCGTTCATGATGTGGCTGCTCTGCTCAAAGAGTTTCTTCGGGACATGTCAGATTCATTGATTCCCAGAAAGCTCTATGCAGCCTTCCTCGGCACAGCCT CCATGGAAGTCCCGGCACAGCTGGttgtgctccagctgctgctcttcgTGCTGCCCCCCTGCCACAGTGACACGCTGCACCGCCTTCTGCGGTTCCTCAGCAAGGTGGCCCAGCATGCCAAGAGCTCCTGGGGCCCCAATGGCCAGGAG ATTCCTGGGAATAAAATGACAGTTTCAAACTTAGCCACAATCTTTGGTCCCAACatactgcagaaagagaagccTGGAGAAAAAGATGCTGGTGCCAAGAACTTTGAAGACAGCACTGCCATCATACTGGTGGTTCAGAGGTTGATTGAACATTACCAGACCCTGTTCATG GTCTCTCCAGAAATGCAGCATGACATCTTAAGAAGACTGTTTCAGACAGACCCTGATGTCATTGACTACCTTTTGCGCAGGAAATTCAATACTGTGCT gAGCACAGAAAGTGAGAATTTGACAGAGGAGCATGCTCCAACCCCACTGCCTGGTCAGGCCTTGGAAACCAACTCTGTCTCATCAGAATTTTACAGCAATATCGCATTCCTAAACCTGGATGTTGACATCTAG
- the ARHGAP36 gene encoding rho GTPase-activating protein 36 isoform X3, protein MQPVSLHSLSELERASLQELALYQLQEKLLVGDLSLAKVGPKGSKSIRQKLESFSKEKKDYSPQTFGIPLFQVIANDRAYKQLQETVKSSRRLCLEVEATVTNFRAQMQKRSQMGRSCWLVPCEMFPEEPLSPAFLDHSSSWSQRRGAMSVDSITDLSDNSSKLLEALQLSHPHELHPRRSLGKKKMLSLNPITWQVPRIVDRCCKHIETYGLQTVGIFRVGSSKKRVQQLREEFDQGLDVFLDEHQSVHDVAALLKEFLRDMSDSLIPRKLYAAFLGTASMEVPAQLVVLQLLLFVLPPCHSDTLHRLLRFLSKVAQHAKSSWGPNGQEIPGNKMTVSNLATIFGPNILQKEKPGEKDAGAKNFEDSTAIILVVQRLIEHYQTLFMVSPEMQHDILRRLFQTDPDVIDYLLRRKFNTVL, encoded by the exons TTGGACCTAAAGGCAGTAAATCTATCCGCCAGAAACTGGAGAGCttttcaaaggagaagaaag actATTCTCCTCAGACTTTTGGGATCCCACTTTTCCAAGTCATTGCCAATGATCGTGCATACAAGCAACTGCAAGAAACTGTGAAGAGTAGCCGCCGGCTGTGCCTGGAGGTGGAAGCAACAGTGACAAACTTTCGGGCTCAGATGCAGAAGAGGTCCCAGATGGGCAGGAGCTGTTGGCTGGTACCTTGTGAGATGTTCCCTGAAGAGCCtctttccccagcttttcttGACCATAGCTCTTCCTGGAGTCAGAGAAGG GGGGCAATGTCCGTGGACTCCATCACTGATCTGAGTGACAACAGTTCCAAGCTGCTGGAGGCACTGCAGTTGTCACACCCCCACGAGCTGCATCCACGGAGAAGCCTGGGCAAGAAAAAGATGTTAAGCCTCAACCCCATCACCTGGCAGGTCCCACGGATTGTGGACAGATGTTGCAAACATATTGAAACATACG GTCTCCAGACAGTGGGCATCTTCCGAGTTGGGAGCTCCAAGAAAAGAGTTCAGCAG CTGAGGGAAGAGTTTGACCAAGGGCTGGATGTTTTCTTGGATGAACATCAAAGCGTTCATGATGTGGCTGCTCTGCTCAAAGAGTTTCTTCGGGACATGTCAGATTCATTGATTCCCAGAAAGCTCTATGCAGCCTTCCTCGGCACAGCCT CCATGGAAGTCCCGGCACAGCTGGttgtgctccagctgctgctcttcgTGCTGCCCCCCTGCCACAGTGACACGCTGCACCGCCTTCTGCGGTTCCTCAGCAAGGTGGCCCAGCATGCCAAGAGCTCCTGGGGCCCCAATGGCCAGGAG ATTCCTGGGAATAAAATGACAGTTTCAAACTTAGCCACAATCTTTGGTCCCAACatactgcagaaagagaagccTGGAGAAAAAGATGCTGGTGCCAAGAACTTTGAAGACAGCACTGCCATCATACTGGTGGTTCAGAGGTTGATTGAACATTACCAGACCCTGTTCATG GTCTCTCCAGAAATGCAGCATGACATCTTAAGAAGACTGTTTCAGACAGACCCTGATGTCATTGACTACCTTTTGCGCAGGAAATTCAATACTGTGCTGTAA
- the ARHGAP36 gene encoding rho GTPase-activating protein 36 isoform X2 — MQPVSLHSLSELERASLQELALYQLQEKLLVGDLSLAKDYSPQTFGIPLFQVIANDRAYKQLQETVKSSRRLCLEVEATVTNFRAQMQKRSQMGRSCWLVPCEMFPEEPLSPAFLDHSSSWSQRRGAMSVDSITDLSDNSSKLLEALQLSHPHELHPRRSLGKKKMLSLNPITWQVPRIVDRCCKHIETYGLQTVGIFRVGSSKKRVQQLREEFDQGLDVFLDEHQSVHDVAALLKEFLRDMSDSLIPRKLYAAFLGTASMEVPAQLVVLQLLLFVLPPCHSDTLHRLLRFLSKVAQHAKSSWGPNGQEIPGNKMTVSNLATIFGPNILQKEKPGEKDAGAKNFEDSTAIILVVQRLIEHYQTLFMVSPEMQHDILRRLFQTDPDVIDYLLRRKFNTVLSTESENLTEEHAPTPLPGQALETNSVSSEFYSNIAFLNLDVDI; from the exons actATTCTCCTCAGACTTTTGGGATCCCACTTTTCCAAGTCATTGCCAATGATCGTGCATACAAGCAACTGCAAGAAACTGTGAAGAGTAGCCGCCGGCTGTGCCTGGAGGTGGAAGCAACAGTGACAAACTTTCGGGCTCAGATGCAGAAGAGGTCCCAGATGGGCAGGAGCTGTTGGCTGGTACCTTGTGAGATGTTCCCTGAAGAGCCtctttccccagcttttcttGACCATAGCTCTTCCTGGAGTCAGAGAAGG GGGGCAATGTCCGTGGACTCCATCACTGATCTGAGTGACAACAGTTCCAAGCTGCTGGAGGCACTGCAGTTGTCACACCCCCACGAGCTGCATCCACGGAGAAGCCTGGGCAAGAAAAAGATGTTAAGCCTCAACCCCATCACCTGGCAGGTCCCACGGATTGTGGACAGATGTTGCAAACATATTGAAACATACG GTCTCCAGACAGTGGGCATCTTCCGAGTTGGGAGCTCCAAGAAAAGAGTTCAGCAG CTGAGGGAAGAGTTTGACCAAGGGCTGGATGTTTTCTTGGATGAACATCAAAGCGTTCATGATGTGGCTGCTCTGCTCAAAGAGTTTCTTCGGGACATGTCAGATTCATTGATTCCCAGAAAGCTCTATGCAGCCTTCCTCGGCACAGCCT CCATGGAAGTCCCGGCACAGCTGGttgtgctccagctgctgctcttcgTGCTGCCCCCCTGCCACAGTGACACGCTGCACCGCCTTCTGCGGTTCCTCAGCAAGGTGGCCCAGCATGCCAAGAGCTCCTGGGGCCCCAATGGCCAGGAG ATTCCTGGGAATAAAATGACAGTTTCAAACTTAGCCACAATCTTTGGTCCCAACatactgcagaaagagaagccTGGAGAAAAAGATGCTGGTGCCAAGAACTTTGAAGACAGCACTGCCATCATACTGGTGGTTCAGAGGTTGATTGAACATTACCAGACCCTGTTCATG GTCTCTCCAGAAATGCAGCATGACATCTTAAGAAGACTGTTTCAGACAGACCCTGATGTCATTGACTACCTTTTGCGCAGGAAATTCAATACTGTGCT gAGCACAGAAAGTGAGAATTTGACAGAGGAGCATGCTCCAACCCCACTGCCTGGTCAGGCCTTGGAAACCAACTCTGTCTCATCAGAATTTTACAGCAATATCGCATTCCTAAACCTGGATGTTGACATCTAG
- the LOC121077411 gene encoding regulator of cell cycle RGCC-like — translation MSDDFSDLLREFNEAMEDFDRGPACQSEQHLEELKRKAGHSVYDSGIDELESTSTSPASSLNSSEEDLNTRASAYPSKAKLGDTQELEEFIADLDKVLEEM, via the exons ATGTCTGACGACTTCAGTGACCTGTTGCGGGAGTTCAACGAGGCGATGGAGGACTTTGACAGGGGCCCTGCATGTCAGTCTGAGCAGCATCTGGAGGagctgaagaggaaagcagGCCACAGTGTATACGATAGCGGCATTGATGAGCTGGAGA GTACCAGTACATCCCCAGCAAGCAGTCTAAACTCCAGTGAGGAGGATCTTAACACACGTGCCAGTGCTTACCCCTCTAAAG CTAAACTTGGAGACacacaggagctggaggagtTCATTGCGGATCTGGACAAAGTGTTAGAGG AGATGTGA